The Sulfurimonas sp. genome includes the window TGTTCTGTGAAAATTACGGAGATGCCAGACTCTTTTGGTTCTCTTTGAGAGAGAGAGTCTTTGAACACCCAAACTTCATAATAGACATTATCTTCATGTGAAACCAAACGAGTTTCTAGTAAGTCTTTTTCATTAAAATTACAATGTTTTTTAAAAATATTAAGTATATATTTGTAGTTTCCTTTTTTTAAAGCGATACTTCTACCTTTTTTACCTGCCCATATATTGTTGTAATAGTCAGCTTCTGGGGTTGATTTGATTCTGTTGTATCTAGTCGGATGCATGGAGATTTCTAGGTTTTTATTTTGTTGTATAGCTTGGTCTTGCACCATTGTAGAACAGCCACTAAAAAAAACTAAAGGGATAAATATTGCTATAAATATAGTAAAAAAATCTTTTTTCATGGAACAGATTATACCCTATCATAAAACTTTGAGCAATTTTTAGGTAAAATATCAAAAATTATAATACATATAAGGTCGTTATAAATGCTTACAGTAGCACTTCCAAAAGGTCGTATAGCCAAAGAAACTTTAGAAATTTTTGAAACTATTTTTGGTGATAGTTTTAAGTTTGATGATAGAAAGCTTATCTTAGATACTCCAGATTTCCGTTTTTTACTTGTTAGAAATCAAGATGTAGCGACTTATGTTTTTCATCAGGCTGCTGATATTGGTGTTGTTGGGCTTGATACTTTAGAAGAACAAGGCTTAGATGTTATTCGTCTGCTTGATTTAAAGCGTGGAATTTGTAAAGTTTCTATCGGTATGAAAAAGGGTGAAAAACTTGACCTGAACAAGCCAGATATAAAAGTTGCTTCAAAGATGGTAAACATTACTAAACGCTATTTTGAAGAAAGAGCAGTTTCTGTTGATATTATTAAACTATATGGTTCTATAGAACTTGCTCCTATTATCGGTCTTGCTGATATGATAGTTGATGTTGTTGAAACAGGTGCGACTATGAAACAAAATGGCTTAGAAGTAGTTGAGGATATTATGACTTCTTCAACTTACTTGATTGCAAATAAAAATAGTTACATCGCTAAAAAAGATGAAGTTTTAGATATATATGAAAAAATAAATGAAGTTATTAAAGCAGAAAATGACTAACTTAGACCTCTACGCGAAAGCTGAGCATCTACTAGGGATAGAAGAAGCTACAGAAGCACTTTATGATCTTTATCGCTCAGAACTTGATGAGTATAAAGTTAAAACTCTTTTAGATGTTGGCTGTGGTCGTGGTGGTTTTATTAAACGCATGATTAGTGATGGCGTTGAGTGCAAAGGGATTGACCTTAGTCCTATTATGGTTGATGAGTGCAAAACGCAAGGCTTAGATGCTAAGTGCATAGATGCTAAAGATGCAAGTGGAAAATATGACGCTATTGTTTGTATATTTGATGTGTTAAACTTTATGAACAAAGATTCTTTACTTGAGTTCTTAGATGCTATTTCAAATAGACTAAACGATGATGGAGTATTTATAGCTGATATAAATACTTTGTATGGTTTTAGTGATGTTGCAGAAGGTACTATGAGTAGTGAAAATGAGAATGAATTTTTAGTTGTAGATGCCCAGTTTACAAATGATGAACTTCACACAAAATTTACTCTATTTGAGAAGAATGATTCTGAATATAAAAAGTATCAAGATACTATTGTTCAGTATTTCCATAAAATAAAAACTTTTCAAAAACTTGCATCTTTAAAACTAATAGATAAGCAAATATTTTCTCTTTATGATACTGAGGATAAGACACTTCTTATTTTTAAAAAGAAATAATAATAGATAGAAAGGAACTTGTTATGAATGGAAATATAATCGTAAGCTATAAAATACTGTGTGATTCAGATTTGAACATGAATGTTACACTTCAAGAACTGCTGTTGAATGAGAAAGTATCTAAAGCAATTAAAAGTGAGTTTGCAAAAGGTCTTAGAAATATTGAACTAAACACAGATGCTAAAGAAGAGTTTTTTAGAGTAGAAACTACTAAAGAGTTATATACTTTTGAAGTATCTAAAGATGATTTCGCAGATATACTTGTTTTAGCTGAGGAAGATGCAACTTCAAGAAAGTTATTTAAAAAAGATTGTAGTCGCGTGGAATTAGTTGATATTGAGACTCTAATTTAAATAAATAACTTCATCAAAGAATATTAAAACATATAATTAAGTTTTAATCCATGTACTGAACTAAATTGCTTATCATTTACGAGTGATAGTACACTAGCCGTAGGGTCAGTTTGAAGAGAAGAGCCATAGCTTACTTGAGTGACATTGGAAAGATAGTTATAGTTTGCATATATAGATATATAAGTCTGTTTAGTAAGCTTATAGCCTACCTGAATACCTAAATCAACTCCGCTTGAACTTTGTGTGTCACTCAATTTTCTATTAATATTAGTATAATTCGGAGCAAAGTAGTGTGTATAAGCTCCTTTGTATGTCGCAAATTTACGATATTGAGAAATTGCAAAATCCATATTTAGCAACCATTTCTTTTTAAATTTAAGATTATAATTTATACCAAGTTTAGCCCCAAACAAGTTTTCAGATATTTTTTCTTTTAAGTTAACCGTTGGACTGTCACCCATGAAGTTACCCTTAATATTAGTATCTTTATGGTTTGATCTATATGATGGCCCAGCAAAAATACTAAAATAAGCATCCTCTCCTAGTGTATACTCCAAAGAAAATAATATATCAGCACCCCAATACTTAAGATCTTGCTCAATATTAGTTTTTAATACATTGTTTGTTGTTATTGTCCCAACACCCTTTGAGTTATCAAGCATTATCCACCCATATTGTTCATTTGGACCATTGTCCTTGAAATTACTAGAACTTGATGCTTTGGCAGCCATATGCCATACTTTAGTATAAATTTTCATGCTATTTGCACCTGCAAAAGTAAGAGGAAAATTAGTTCCAAATGTAACAGCGAAAGAGTTTCCATTTGCTATATCAAAATCAGTATTTAAATTTGATTTTCTTTCATAATTCCTCTCTCCACGGCTAGCAAAAAAATGATTTTTAACAAATGCTATATTTGCGAAGCCTGATTCTATAGAAGCATAATATTTTGAAGCTTCTTGGGCAGATAATAGAGTTGAGATTAGAGTACTAATGAAAATTATTCTTTTGATGTTCATGTATTTATCCTTGTTCATGTGTTTTTCCTTATTATCAAATGATACCAAAATGATACCAAATTGTCTCTTAATAATTTATTAATTGAGTACTCATGTTAAAATGACAAAATAATCTATTTTTGATTTAATGATTTTTGTTAAATATTTCCATTACGCTTGGTTATAGCATGGTTTTAGGCATTTATTATAGCTTGGTTTATTATCGTGATGGCTGATATATGAGTAGCGAAGAGTCTCTTTTTTTTTAGTTTTTAAATGCTAACTATCATAGTAATATTGAATAAACTTTAAAATAGTTGTACTTTCATGTATGAATTGTCTTTATATCATTTGAAAAAATGTATCTAAAATGTCTGTTGAAATCCCAATGCTTAAGCATGACTTTTTATTTCTGGAGTTCTTTTTCATCAAAAACTATAGCTTCGTATATAAAAAGCTCAGCATTTTTGTATCCATGAAAACCAATACCTACTTTTTCTTCTGAACACTTACCTACAAACTCTTCTACATTCCATTTCATTTGTGTTGCGACATGAGGTAGAAATGTTCCTGTTTTAGAGCCTTTTTTTATATAGATGCCATGTTTCCCTATGACTATTTCATCTAGTGAAGAGATTTTTTTCCTTGGCGTAAGAACTGATATCTCTATGTCTATATTTTTAAGCTCATTTGGA containing:
- the hisG gene encoding ATP phosphoribosyltransferase: MLTVALPKGRIAKETLEIFETIFGDSFKFDDRKLILDTPDFRFLLVRNQDVATYVFHQAADIGVVGLDTLEEQGLDVIRLLDLKRGICKVSIGMKKGEKLDLNKPDIKVASKMVNITKRYFEERAVSVDIIKLYGSIELAPIIGLADMIVDVVETGATMKQNGLEVVEDIMTSSTYLIANKNSYIAKKDEVLDIYEKINEVIKAEND
- a CDS encoding class I SAM-dependent methyltransferase is translated as MTNLDLYAKAEHLLGIEEATEALYDLYRSELDEYKVKTLLDVGCGRGGFIKRMISDGVECKGIDLSPIMVDECKTQGLDAKCIDAKDASGKYDAIVCIFDVLNFMNKDSLLEFLDAISNRLNDDGVFIADINTLYGFSDVAEGTMSSENENEFLVVDAQFTNDELHTKFTLFEKNDSEYKKYQDTIVQYFHKIKTFQKLASLKLIDKQIFSLYDTEDKTLLIFKKK